The following coding sequences lie in one Mesorhizobium sp. NZP2298 genomic window:
- a CDS encoding GDYXXLXY domain-containing protein produces the protein MMTGKRLVISALVLALVQIGFLSWIIAGRAAILRNGKEVLLKIEPVDPRDLLRGDYIILGYDISRIPVKMIANIPADKLSSDDTSIVVRLKKGADGYWTPTTAWFGKAPAPAAADEADILGHVAEGWDLRGEGMTIAPDYGIERFYLPEGEGIAIQNDMRVRPFGIRLALASDGTAQIKALVDGDKTLFEEPLY, from the coding sequence ATGATGACCGGGAAAAGGCTTGTTATCTCGGCGCTGGTGTTGGCCCTCGTCCAGATAGGGTTCCTGAGCTGGATCATCGCCGGCCGGGCGGCGATCCTGCGCAACGGCAAGGAAGTGCTGCTGAAGATCGAACCCGTCGATCCGCGTGACCTGCTGCGCGGCGACTATATCATCCTCGGCTACGACATTTCGCGCATACCGGTGAAGATGATCGCCAACATTCCCGCCGATAAACTTTCCAGCGACGACACCTCGATCGTCGTGCGCCTGAAGAAGGGCGCCGATGGCTACTGGACGCCGACCACCGCCTGGTTCGGCAAGGCTCCGGCACCGGCCGCTGCCGACGAGGCCGATATTCTGGGCCATGTCGCCGAAGGCTGGGATCTGCGCGGCGAGGGCATGACGATCGCGCCGGATTACGGCATCGAGCGCTTCTACCTGCCGGAGGGCGAGGGCATCGCGATCCAGAACGACATGCGGGTGCGCCCGTTCGGGATACGTCTTGCACTCGCCAGCGACGGTACCGCGCAGATCAAGGCGCTGGTCGATGGCGACAAGACGTTGTTCGAGGAGCCGCTCTATTAG
- the tig gene encoding trigger factor, producing MQVTETLNSGLKREIKITVPAGDMEAKLMARLSDARNKVRINGFRPGKVPVQHLRKVYGKSFMAEVVNEILNDSTRSIITGRGEKAAMQPEVIMTEDEKEAEKILAGGTDFEFRLNYEVIPAIEIKDFSDIKVTRQVFDVPDSEIDEQVKRVAESARSYEPKTGKAAEGDRVSIDYVGKIDGEAFAGGAGTDQPLVLGSKEFIPGFEDQLIGAKAGDEKQVTVTFPENYQAAHLAGKEATFDVTVKEVSKPGELEINDETAKNLGLESLERLREIVRGQIENQFGSMTRQKVKRQLLDQLDAAYSFEAPSKLIDAEFNNIWAQVNRDLEAAGRTFADEETTEEEARAEYLRLAERRVRLGLVLAEIGEKAGVTVSDEELQRGLFEQVRRFPANQQQEAFEFYRSNPEALNALRAPMFEEKVVDHLLGQISVTDVKVSKEELMADDEEAETTTKAKPAKKAAAKKAEAKASEASDEAEEPKKKAAPKKKAAKDAE from the coding sequence ATGCAGGTCACCGAAACGCTCAATTCCGGTCTCAAGCGCGAGATCAAGATCACCGTGCCGGCCGGTGACATGGAAGCCAAGCTGATGGCGCGGCTGTCGGACGCGCGCAACAAGGTCCGCATCAACGGCTTCCGCCCCGGCAAGGTGCCGGTGCAGCACCTGCGCAAGGTCTACGGCAAGTCGTTCATGGCCGAAGTGGTCAACGAGATCCTCAATGATTCGACCCGCTCGATCATTACCGGCCGTGGCGAAAAGGCCGCCATGCAGCCCGAAGTCATCATGACCGAGGACGAGAAGGAAGCCGAGAAGATCCTGGCCGGCGGCACCGACTTCGAATTCCGCCTCAACTATGAGGTCATCCCGGCGATCGAGATCAAGGATTTCTCGGACATCAAGGTGACGCGTCAGGTGTTCGACGTGCCGGACAGCGAGATCGACGAGCAGGTCAAGCGCGTCGCCGAATCGGCACGCAGCTACGAGCCGAAGACCGGCAAGGCCGCCGAAGGCGACCGCGTCAGCATCGACTATGTCGGCAAGATCGACGGCGAGGCCTTTGCCGGCGGCGCCGGCACTGATCAGCCGCTGGTGCTGGGCTCCAAGGAGTTCATCCCTGGTTTCGAGGACCAACTCATCGGCGCCAAGGCTGGCGACGAAAAGCAGGTCACCGTGACCTTCCCGGAAAATTACCAGGCGGCCCATCTGGCCGGCAAGGAAGCGACCTTCGACGTCACCGTCAAGGAAGTGTCGAAGCCGGGCGAACTGGAAATCAACGACGAGACCGCCAAGAACCTTGGCCTGGAATCGCTGGAGCGCCTGCGCGAGATCGTACGCGGCCAGATCGAGAACCAGTTCGGCTCGATGACGCGCCAAAAGGTCAAGCGCCAGCTGCTCGACCAGCTCGATGCGGCCTATTCGTTCGAGGCGCCGTCGAAGCTCATCGACGCCGAGTTCAACAACATCTGGGCGCAGGTCAATCGCGATCTGGAAGCCGCCGGCCGCACCTTCGCCGATGAAGAGACGACCGAAGAAGAAGCCCGCGCCGAATATCTGCGTCTTGCCGAGCGCCGCGTGCGCCTAGGCCTGGTGCTGGCCGAGATCGGCGAGAAGGCCGGCGTCACTGTATCGGACGAGGAATTGCAGCGTGGCCTGTTCGAGCAGGTTCGCCGCTTCCCGGCCAACCAGCAGCAGGAAGCTTTCGAGTTCTACCGGAGCAATCCCGAAGCGCTGAACGCGCTGCGCGCACCGATGTTCGAGGAAAAGGTGGTCGATCATCTGCTCGGCCAGATCTCGGTCACCGACGTCAAGGTCAGCAAGGAAGAGCTGATGGCCGATGACGAGGAAGCGGAAACCACGACCAAGGCGAAGCCCGCGAAGAAGGCCGCGGCCAAGAAGGCCGAAGCCAAGGCGAGCGAGGCCAGCGACGAGGCAGAAGAGCCGAAGAAGAAGGCCGCGCCGAAGAAGAAGGCCGCCAAGGACGCCGAATAG
- a CDS encoding autoinducer 2 ABC transporter substrate-binding protein translates to MLSQLKKVLAASALSLVVATTAHAADKHKVAFVPQLIGIPYFNAMEAGGNRAAKDLGVDFIYSGPVDTNPVDQLQIVQNLIDQGVEAVSVSVLDASSIAPVVESAKAKGIKLFTSDSDAPDSGRAVYVAQATDEGLGTTIIDELVKRVGEDATIGIVSGEATASNLNAWIGFMQKQATAKYPKLKLLAPQFAGGTAERAAQISGDLMAANPDIKGIIAVASSTCPGVAQAIETAGKIGSVIGAGYCSPNTARSYLKSGAFGFTVLWDPEQLGYLTVWAGKQLIDGKAFEPENKIAGLEKPVTYDATKGILLLGPPAVFTKDNVDKFNF, encoded by the coding sequence ATGCTTTCACAGCTCAAGAAAGTGCTCGCCGCCTCCGCATTGTCACTCGTTGTTGCCACGACAGCGCATGCCGCGGACAAGCACAAGGTCGCCTTCGTCCCGCAACTGATCGGCATCCCCTATTTCAACGCCATGGAAGCCGGCGGCAATCGCGCCGCCAAGGATCTCGGCGTCGACTTCATCTATTCCGGCCCGGTCGACACCAACCCGGTCGACCAGTTGCAGATCGTGCAGAACCTGATCGACCAGGGCGTCGAAGCGGTCTCGGTCAGCGTGCTTGATGCCTCCAGCATCGCCCCGGTGGTCGAGAGCGCCAAGGCCAAGGGCATCAAACTGTTCACCAGCGACAGCGATGCGCCCGATAGCGGCCGCGCGGTCTATGTGGCCCAGGCGACCGACGAAGGCCTTGGCACGACCATCATCGACGAACTCGTCAAGCGCGTCGGCGAGGACGCAACGATCGGTATCGTCTCCGGCGAGGCGACGGCGTCCAACCTCAACGCCTGGATCGGCTTCATGCAGAAGCAAGCCACAGCCAAATATCCGAAGCTGAAGCTGCTCGCCCCGCAATTCGCCGGCGGCACGGCGGAGCGCGCCGCGCAAATCTCAGGCGATCTCATGGCTGCCAACCCCGACATCAAGGGCATCATCGCCGTCGCATCCTCGACCTGCCCGGGCGTCGCCCAGGCCATCGAGACCGCCGGCAAGATCGGTTCCGTAATCGGCGCCGGCTATTGCAGCCCGAACACGGCGCGTTCCTACCTGAAGAGCGGCGCCTTCGGCTTCACCGTGCTGTGGGATCCCGAGCAGCTCGGCTATCTCACGGTCTGGGCCGGCAAACAGCTGATCGACGGCAAGGCCTTCGAGCCCGAGAACAAGATCGCCGGTCTGGAAAAGCCCGTCACCTATGACGCAACCAAGGGCATTTTGCTGCTCGGGCCGCCGGCTGTCTTCACCAAGGACAATGTCGACAAGTTCAACTTCTGA
- a CDS encoding M20 family metallopeptidase: MPSKEEIIAARVEAAADRIVATLSDLVAFPSIVKSNPKEAGPGERDCQLYLQKRIEALGFTTDLWDPDGPALYEKYKGRAGANKGRTFDGRPNLGGVLKGTGGGRSIMLTGHIDVVPPGAASHWTSDPFKPVLKDGFLHGRGTVDMKGGVACMLMAVEILKELDIPLSGDIVFTTVVDEEIGGMGSLAMVDRGFHADAGIMTEPTANRIAPLCHGILWGRIIIDGIGGHAELTPNAWYSSGPVDAVQLCRQILDGIDILNRRWMFDPRKNHPLMDLPNQIIVTQINAGEHPSSMAGRGEIIIDAQYLPSEHDEFRLGGNVKREIEEHIANVCQADPYLRKHPARVEWILDADCAEIPSDNPFVGVFQQAVEEAKLSPILSGFGAHSDIGLPTGLGNTPTVNFGPGDPAQAHQPNERVSVRDLVDCTKAIAIAVEKWCR; the protein is encoded by the coding sequence ATGCCGTCCAAAGAAGAGATCATCGCCGCACGCGTCGAGGCAGCAGCCGACCGCATCGTCGCAACGCTGAGCGATCTCGTCGCCTTCCCCTCGATCGTAAAATCCAATCCCAAGGAGGCCGGGCCGGGTGAGCGTGATTGCCAGCTCTACCTGCAAAAACGCATCGAAGCGCTCGGCTTCACGACCGATCTATGGGACCCGGACGGTCCGGCGCTCTATGAAAAATACAAAGGCCGCGCCGGCGCCAACAAGGGCAGGACCTTCGATGGCCGGCCCAATCTCGGCGGCGTCCTGAAGGGCACCGGCGGCGGGCGTTCCATCATGCTCACCGGCCATATCGACGTCGTCCCACCCGGCGCCGCCAGCCACTGGACATCAGACCCGTTCAAGCCCGTCCTCAAGGATGGATTTCTGCACGGCCGCGGCACGGTCGACATGAAAGGCGGCGTCGCCTGCATGCTGATGGCCGTCGAGATCCTGAAGGAACTCGACATTCCTCTGTCCGGCGACATCGTCTTCACCACCGTCGTCGACGAGGAGATCGGCGGCATGGGCTCGCTCGCCATGGTCGATCGCGGCTTTCACGCCGACGCCGGCATCATGACCGAACCCACCGCGAACAGAATAGCGCCGCTCTGCCACGGCATCCTGTGGGGCAGGATCATCATCGACGGCATAGGCGGCCATGCCGAACTCACACCGAATGCCTGGTACTCGAGCGGCCCGGTCGATGCCGTCCAGCTTTGCCGGCAAATCCTCGACGGTATCGACATTCTCAATCGGCGCTGGATGTTCGATCCCAGGAAGAACCATCCACTGATGGACCTGCCCAACCAGATCATCGTCACTCAGATCAATGCCGGCGAACACCCCTCCTCCATGGCAGGACGCGGCGAGATCATCATCGATGCGCAGTATCTGCCGAGCGAGCATGACGAGTTCAGGCTGGGCGGCAACGTCAAACGCGAAATCGAAGAGCACATCGCCAATGTCTGCCAGGCAGACCCCTATCTGCGAAAGCACCCGGCCCGCGTCGAATGGATCCTCGACGCCGACTGCGCCGAGATCCCGTCGGACAATCCGTTCGTCGGCGTCTTCCAGCAGGCGGTCGAGGAAGCCAAGCTGTCACCAATCCTCAGCGGCTTCGGCGCGCACAGCGACATCGGCCTGCCGACCGGGCTTGGCAACACGCCGACCGTCAATTTCGGCCCAGGCGACCCGGCGCAGGCACATCAGCCGAACGAACGGGTCTCGGTGCGCGATCTCGTCGATTGCACAAAGGCCATTGCGATCGCCGTCGAGAAATGGTGCCGCTAG
- a CDS encoding ABC transporter permease codes for MKTLRNLQGPALTLALLCGLWLIVVVGLAVLRPSVFNLGTVTTILQFSTILALVGLGQALVILAGGAGIDLSVGGAVSLSAIVAMLCVKLGLPPVLLPVVCILAGAMLGALNGWLVNGLALLPFIATLGTFFVYSGAALAVTGGATQAGVPSWLLVWGRGVVMGIPMPFLTLAIPCFVLAGLVLISTAWGRWIYAMGFNERSAKLVGIPVDRVRFILYCLSGALAGAAGLVSLAWLGSGRPNIGQNLELESLTAAMLGGIVITGGRGGVGGVFAAVLLLVTLKTGLLQLNINTVWQVGIVGALLVFVLLADRLSQRWRS; via the coding sequence ATGAAAACGCTCCGCAATCTGCAGGGCCCAGCCCTCACCTTGGCCTTGCTCTGCGGGCTCTGGCTGATCGTGGTTGTCGGCTTGGCTGTGCTCAGGCCTTCGGTCTTCAACCTCGGCACGGTCACCACCATTCTTCAGTTCTCGACGATCCTGGCGCTGGTCGGCCTCGGCCAGGCACTGGTTATCCTGGCCGGAGGCGCCGGCATCGACCTGTCGGTCGGCGGCGCGGTCTCATTATCCGCCATCGTCGCGATGCTTTGCGTCAAGCTGGGCTTGCCACCTGTCCTGCTGCCAGTCGTCTGCATCCTGGCCGGGGCGATGCTAGGCGCATTGAACGGATGGCTGGTCAACGGGCTCGCCCTGCTTCCCTTTATAGCGACGCTCGGCACATTCTTCGTCTATTCAGGCGCGGCCCTCGCCGTCACCGGCGGTGCCACCCAGGCCGGCGTGCCGTCATGGCTGCTTGTCTGGGGGCGTGGCGTGGTGATGGGCATTCCCATGCCCTTCCTCACACTTGCCATCCCGTGCTTCGTCCTGGCTGGCCTGGTGCTGATCTCGACGGCCTGGGGGCGCTGGATCTACGCCATGGGCTTCAATGAACGCTCGGCCAAGCTGGTCGGCATCCCGGTCGATCGCGTGCGTTTCATTCTCTATTGCCTGAGCGGAGCGCTCGCCGGTGCCGCCGGTCTGGTTTCGCTCGCCTGGCTCGGCAGCGGCAGGCCCAATATCGGCCAGAACCTCGAACTTGAATCGCTGACCGCCGCCATGTTGGGGGGCATCGTCATCACCGGCGGGCGCGGTGGCGTCGGCGGCGTTTTCGCGGCCGTCCTGCTGCTGGTCACGCTGAAGACCGGTCTTCTGCAATTGAACATCAACACGGTTTGGCAGGTGGGGATTGTCGGCGCCCTTCTGGTTTTCGTCCTTCTCGCCGACCGACTTTCCCAACGTTGGAGATCATGA
- the trmFO gene encoding methylenetetrahydrofolate--tRNA-(uracil(54)-C(5))-methyltransferase (FADH(2)-oxidizing) TrmFO translates to MSKNPIHIIGGGLAGSEAAWQVAQAGVPVVLHEMRPVRGTDAHKTDGLAELVCSNSFRSDDAENNAVGLLHAEMRLAGSLIMSAGDANQVPAGGALAVDRDGFSGAVTKKLEAHPLITIQREEVPGLPPADWDQAIIATGPLTAPGLAQSIAEATGADALAFFDAIAPIIHFDTIDMDICWFQSRYDKVGPGGTGKDYINCPMDKEQYLAFVQALVDGQKTEFKQWEGTPYFDGCLPIEIMAERGVETLRYGPMKPMGLTNAHNPTVKAYAVVQLRQDNALGTLYNMVGFQTKLKHAEQVRIFRTIPGLENADFARLGGLHRNTYINSPTLLDASLQLKSRPGLRFAGQITGCEGYVESAAIGLLAGRFAAAERLGHAPSLPPLTTAFGALLNHITGGHIVSDDEPGKRSFQPMNVNFGLFPPVEAPKTEGKRLRGKDKTVAKRHAITSRALGDCRQWLGLPAQTAEAAE, encoded by the coding sequence ATGAGCAAAAATCCTATCCACATCATCGGCGGTGGCCTCGCCGGTTCCGAAGCCGCATGGCAGGTGGCGCAAGCCGGTGTTCCCGTTGTGCTGCATGAAATGCGGCCGGTTCGCGGCACGGACGCCCACAAGACGGATGGCCTGGCCGAGCTGGTCTGTTCCAATTCCTTCCGCTCCGACGATGCCGAAAACAACGCGGTCGGGCTGCTGCACGCCGAAATGCGGCTGGCCGGCTCCTTGATCATGAGCGCCGGCGACGCCAACCAGGTGCCGGCCGGCGGCGCGCTTGCCGTCGACCGCGACGGTTTCTCCGGGGCCGTGACGAAGAAGCTCGAAGCACATCCGCTGATCACCATCCAGCGCGAGGAAGTGCCAGGCCTGCCGCCGGCGGACTGGGATCAGGCGATCATTGCCACCGGGCCGCTGACCGCTCCTGGACTTGCCCAGTCGATAGCGGAGGCGACCGGCGCTGATGCGCTCGCCTTCTTCGACGCCATCGCGCCGATCATCCATTTCGACACGATCGACATGGACATTTGCTGGTTCCAGTCGCGCTACGACAAGGTCGGGCCTGGCGGCACCGGCAAGGACTACATCAATTGCCCGATGGACAAGGAACAGTACCTTGCCTTCGTGCAGGCATTGGTCGATGGCCAGAAGACGGAATTCAAGCAATGGGAAGGCACGCCCTATTTCGACGGCTGCCTGCCGATCGAGATCATGGCCGAGCGCGGCGTCGAGACGCTGCGCTACGGGCCGATGAAGCCGATGGGCCTGACCAATGCGCACAATCCGACGGTGAAGGCCTATGCGGTCGTCCAGTTGCGGCAGGACAATGCGCTGGGCACGCTCTACAACATGGTCGGTTTCCAGACCAAGCTGAAGCACGCTGAGCAGGTCCGTATCTTCCGCACCATTCCGGGCCTGGAAAACGCCGACTTCGCCCGCCTCGGCGGCCTGCATCGCAACACCTACATCAACTCGCCGACGCTGCTCGACGCCTCGCTGCAGCTGAAGTCGCGCCCGGGCCTGCGTTTCGCCGGCCAGATCACCGGTTGCGAAGGCTATGTCGAAAGCGCGGCCATCGGCCTGCTGGCAGGTCGCTTCGCCGCCGCCGAAAGGCTCGGCCATGCGCCGTCGCTGCCGCCGCTCACCACGGCCTTCGGCGCGCTGCTCAACCACATCACCGGCGGCCATATTGTTTCCGATGACGAGCCGGGCAAGCGCTCGTTCCAGCCGATGAACGTCAATTTCGGCCTGTTCCCCCCGGTGGAAGCGCCGAAGACCGAAGGCAAGCGCCTGCGCGGCAAGGACAAGACGGTCGCCAAAAGGCACGCCATCACATCACGCGCGCTGGGCGATTGCCGGCAATGGCTGGGGCTGCCGGCGCAAACGGCCGAAGCAGCGGAATAG
- a CDS encoding ABC transporter permease, with product MNGREWSLLVACLLAIAIFSVASPHYATSGNAATVLRNSVELLLIGLGMTLLLAMGGIDVSIGIVMGLAAIAIGRVLGADGSPVLAIIVGPLVGALLGCVTAIVVVLGRVPAIVGTLGLLGVYRTAVFVLLGGQWLSGLPSSLTNILATTVFGVPVPALVIAIAYLIVWLALRRTPYGLHLLAIGNSEEKARLSGIPVIKTRFMTFLISGLLTGIAATFYVATYRNVEMTVGSTLALDAIAAVILGGTSILGGKCSLIGTVLGVLLLRILQNGLLLIGVPSLWQPVVTGVLIIGVLGFEAASNRLPFGLIQRARA from the coding sequence ATGAACGGACGAGAGTGGTCTCTGCTTGTCGCCTGTTTGCTGGCGATCGCCATCTTTTCTGTCGCATCGCCTCACTATGCCACCTCTGGCAATGCGGCGACGGTGCTGCGCAACAGTGTCGAACTGCTGCTGATCGGCCTTGGCATGACCTTGCTGCTGGCGATGGGCGGCATCGATGTGTCGATCGGCATCGTCATGGGGCTGGCGGCCATCGCCATCGGCCGCGTGCTCGGAGCCGATGGCAGTCCGGTGCTGGCGATCATTGTCGGTCCGCTGGTCGGGGCGTTGCTCGGATGCGTGACGGCAATTGTCGTCGTCCTCGGCCGGGTCCCCGCCATCGTCGGCACGCTTGGCCTGCTCGGCGTCTACCGCACCGCCGTCTTTGTCCTGCTCGGTGGGCAATGGCTTTCCGGCCTGCCCTCGAGCCTAACCAACATCCTTGCAACAACCGTATTCGGCGTCCCCGTTCCCGCCCTGGTGATCGCCATTGCCTATCTCATCGTCTGGCTGGCGTTGCGGCGAACGCCCTACGGGCTGCATCTGCTGGCGATCGGCAATTCGGAGGAAAAGGCGCGGCTGTCGGGCATACCGGTCATCAAGACCCGCTTCATGACCTTCCTCATCAGCGGCCTTCTGACCGGCATTGCCGCCACATTCTATGTCGCCACCTACCGCAATGTGGAAATGACGGTCGGCAGCACGCTGGCGCTCGATGCCATTGCCGCGGTCATTCTCGGCGGCACGAGCATATTGGGCGGCAAATGCAGCCTGATCGGCACCGTGCTCGGCGTGCTGCTTTTGAGAATCCTCCAGAACGGGTTGCTGCTGATCGGTGTCCCCTCGCTCTGGCAACCCGTTGTCACCGGAGTTCTCATCATCGGCGTGCTCGGCTTCGAGGCCGCCTCCAACCGCTTGCCATTTGGCCTGATACAGCGGGCCCGCGCATGA
- a CDS encoding ATP-binding cassette domain-containing protein yields MTAPFLVARNIAKRFGALTALANVDLEIRSGEVLALLGDNGAGKSTFIKILAGAHAPSDGELVVEGKPVAFSSPKDAASSGIATIFQELALSENLSIAENVFLGRELKRSIFGVPFLKRQEMRLRVDGLLKELDAHISDPEAPVGSLSGGQRQAVAICRALNLNAKLVIMDEPTAALAVAETRKVLALTRRLAARGCAVVLISHNISEVFEVADRIVVFRRGRKVAERLATETNHEEVVSLITGAHPDVRALEKTN; encoded by the coding sequence ATGACAGCACCGTTTCTTGTGGCCAGAAACATCGCCAAGCGCTTCGGCGCACTGACCGCGCTGGCGAATGTCGACCTGGAGATCCGCTCCGGCGAGGTGCTGGCGCTGCTCGGCGACAATGGCGCGGGCAAATCGACCTTCATCAAGATCCTGGCCGGCGCTCATGCGCCGAGCGACGGCGAACTCGTCGTCGAAGGCAAGCCGGTCGCCTTTTCCTCCCCCAAGGATGCGGCGTCCTCGGGGATCGCGACGATCTTCCAGGAATTGGCGCTTTCCGAGAACCTTTCGATTGCGGAGAACGTGTTTCTCGGCCGGGAATTGAAACGCTCCATTTTTGGCGTCCCGTTCCTGAAGCGCCAGGAAATGCGCCTGCGCGTCGACGGCCTGCTGAAAGAACTCGATGCCCATATCTCCGACCCGGAAGCGCCGGTCGGCAGCCTGTCCGGCGGTCAGCGCCAGGCTGTCGCCATTTGCCGGGCGCTCAATCTCAATGCCAAGCTGGTCATCATGGACGAACCGACGGCGGCCCTTGCCGTCGCCGAGACCCGTAAGGTGCTGGCGCTGACCCGGCGGCTCGCCGCGCGCGGCTGCGCCGTCGTCCTCATCAGCCACAACATTTCCGAAGTCTTCGAGGTTGCCGACCGCATCGTCGTGTTCCGACGCGGCCGCAAGGTGGCCGAGCGGCTGGCCACCGAGACCAATCACGAAGAAGTCGTTTCGCTCATAACAGGCGCTCATCCCGACGTGCGGGCGCTCGAAAAAACAAACTGA
- a CDS encoding DUF1127 domain-containing protein yields MNLIRNYRNWRVYRETVTELGRLSNRQLHDLGIVRDEIKIIARRAI; encoded by the coding sequence ATGAACCTGATCCGCAACTATCGTAACTGGCGCGTTTATCGCGAGACGGTTACCGAGCTGGGTCGCCTTTCGAACCGCCAGCTGCATGATCTCGGTATCGTCCGTGACGAAATCAAGATCATCGCCCGCAGGGCAATCTAA
- a CDS encoding DUF1127 domain-containing protein, protein MNLIRNYRNWRRYRDTVSELSRLSNRELTDLGISRSDIPYVARKAV, encoded by the coding sequence ATGAACCTGATCCGCAACTACCGCAACTGGCGCCGCTACAGGGACACCGTGTCCGAGCTGAGCCGCCTGAGCAACCGCGAACTGACCGACCTCGGCATCAGCCGCAGCGACATTCCTTACGTCGCTCGCAAGGCGGTCTAA
- a CDS encoding DUF2157 domain-containing protein, whose product MAGYSTRVRSDIARWLQTGLIDAATADSLTRDVEANARKSLSFGSILAMMAALLFGAAILIFVAANWDAIPRLARVAALFAIILGGYVGGAVLKTRDHAAIGEALWIVAAAAFGGSIALIGQMYHLSGDEASALVTWGAGTALAAVALRSNPLTVAAVGIADAWLFLKGFDYYSRSNFPHAFVVMAVALFAVSFWTRSQPARHLIILSLLFYLVLLAGNHATLPVAIPLVIVSAVLFTAAVFAPEPVDRIVHLGGRLPLHALLGFLTGLAIIQFELADESTYNSGFTIASVVALAGIVAAIVLAGRESRGLRWLAYLGFAFELAMIYVVTLQSMLDTAGFFLAAAVLLGILAVVIIRVEKRMKGPATTGATA is encoded by the coding sequence ATGGCAGGGTACTCGACACGGGTCAGGTCCGACATCGCGCGGTGGCTGCAGACAGGCCTGATTGATGCCGCGACAGCCGACTCCCTGACGCGTGACGTCGAGGCCAACGCGCGCAAATCACTCAGCTTCGGTTCAATCCTGGCGATGATGGCGGCGCTGCTGTTTGGCGCGGCCATCCTGATCTTCGTCGCCGCCAACTGGGATGCGATCCCGCGGCTCGCTCGAGTGGCCGCGCTCTTTGCCATCATCCTTGGCGGCTATGTCGGCGGCGCGGTGCTGAAGACGCGCGACCATGCGGCGATCGGCGAAGCGCTGTGGATCGTGGCTGCTGCTGCTTTCGGCGGTTCGATCGCGCTGATCGGCCAGATGTATCATTTGTCCGGCGACGAGGCTTCCGCGCTGGTCACCTGGGGCGCCGGCACGGCGCTGGCGGCGGTGGCGCTACGATCGAACCCCCTGACTGTCGCGGCGGTGGGTATCGCCGACGCCTGGCTATTCTTGAAAGGCTTCGATTACTACAGCCGCAGCAACTTTCCGCATGCCTTCGTCGTCATGGCCGTCGCGCTGTTTGCCGTCTCATTCTGGACCCGCAGCCAGCCGGCGCGGCACCTGATCATCCTGTCGTTGCTTTTCTATCTCGTGCTGTTGGCCGGGAATCACGCGACGCTGCCGGTGGCGATCCCCCTTGTCATTGTCTCTGCCGTGCTTTTCACGGCTGCCGTCTTCGCACCGGAACCAGTCGACCGGATCGTGCACCTTGGCGGCCGCTTGCCCTTGCATGCCCTGCTCGGCTTCCTCACCGGCCTGGCAATCATCCAGTTCGAACTGGCGGACGAAAGCACCTATAATAGCGGCTTCACCATCGCCTCGGTCGTCGCGCTCGCCGGCATTGTTGCCGCTATCGTGCTGGCGGGACGGGAAAGCCGAGGCCTGCGCTGGCTCGCCTATCTCGGCTTCGCCTTCGAACTCGCCATGATCTATGTCGTGACCTTGCAGTCGATGCTCGATACGGCCGGCTTCTTCCTGGCAGCCGCGGTGCTGCTCGGTATCCTGGCAGTCGTCATCATTCGCGTCGAAAAACGCATGAAGGGTCCAGCCACCACGGGAGCCACGGCATGA